From a region of the Paenibacillus sp. R14(2021) genome:
- the rpiA gene encoding ribose-5-phosphate isomerase RpiA gives MEAKRIAAEQAVAYIEDGMTVGLGTGSTAYWAIKKLGARVQEGLRVKAIATSQESEVLAKELGIEIITFAELSGQLDLTIDGADEVDAAFDLTKGGGGALLREKIVASASKRMIVIVDESKVVERLGAFPLPVEIVPFGWEMTLRQLENLGCKPAVRLQGEERFRTDNGNFIVDCAFGSIADPGKLSVAINGIPGVVENGLFVRMADGVIVGRMDGSVQELKQA, from the coding sequence ATGGAAGCAAAGAGAATCGCCGCGGAACAAGCGGTTGCTTATATTGAAGATGGCATGACGGTTGGCTTGGGAACAGGCTCTACGGCGTATTGGGCGATTAAGAAGCTCGGCGCACGCGTACAGGAGGGCTTGCGGGTTAAAGCTATCGCGACTTCGCAGGAATCCGAGGTGCTCGCCAAGGAACTGGGCATCGAGATCATTACATTCGCCGAGCTGTCTGGGCAGCTGGATCTGACGATAGACGGTGCGGATGAGGTAGATGCAGCGTTTGACTTGACGAAAGGCGGCGGTGGCGCGCTGCTGCGGGAGAAGATCGTGGCCTCTGCTAGCAAGCGGATGATTGTGATCGTCGATGAAAGCAAGGTTGTGGAGCGGCTGGGTGCATTCCCGCTGCCTGTTGAAATCGTGCCGTTCGGCTGGGAAATGACCCTGCGGCAGTTGGAAAACCTCGGCTGCAAGCCGGCGGTTCGGCTGCAGGGAGAAGAGCGATTCCGCACGGACAACGGGAACTTCATCGTGGACTGCGCGTTCGGCAGCATCGCGGATCCCGGCAAGCTGTCGGTTGCAATCAACGGCATTCCCGGCGTCGTCGAGAACGGTCTGTTCGTGCGGATGGCGGACGGCGTCATTGTTGGAAGGATGGACGGCAGTGTTCAAGAATTGAAGCAAGCGTAG
- a CDS encoding DUF4395 domain-containing protein, translating into MAQPLPNLSFDCVDEIPMHRVRGNQLGILLSIIAASATGQLWILVLPLAVQLISRFYGIRYNLFVRLLSPLFPVSAKTESRELLRFNNLLAILFLLITLAASAAQIRIAAYITLAMLTAAVVLALGGFCIGCFAYFQYKQFLARRKASS; encoded by the coding sequence ATGGCGCAGCCCCTTCCAAACCTATCCTTTGACTGCGTAGATGAAATTCCGATGCACCGCGTGCGCGGCAATCAATTAGGCATTCTGCTCAGCATTATTGCCGCTTCCGCGACCGGACAATTGTGGATTCTTGTTCTGCCGCTGGCCGTCCAGCTGATCAGCCGGTTCTACGGCATCCGGTACAATCTGTTCGTCCGGCTGCTATCGCCGCTCTTCCCTGTCAGCGCCAAGACCGAAAGCCGGGAGCTGCTGCGGTTCAATAACCTGCTCGCAATTCTGTTTCTGCTCATCACGCTCGCCGCCTCCGCCGCTCAAATCCGAATCGCAGCGTACATCACTCTCGCTATGCTTACGGCTGCCGTCGTACTTGCCTTGGGCGGCTTCTGCATCGGCTGCTTCGCCTATTTCCAATACAAACAGTTTCTCGCAAGACGCAAAGCTTCATCCTGA
- a CDS encoding ring-cleaving dioxygenase, with the protein MSDRTTGIHHITAFARDPQENASFYTGILGLHLVKKTVNFDAPDTYHLYFGDASGSPGTVITFFPSSKARKGRIGGGQVGVTTFVVPVGTIAYWEQRFTELGIAFRHETRFSESYLQFTDPDGLRLELTERSEGPVRTDTYAGIPADKAIKGFGGAVLFSRDYLQTMDVLERVLGLAKVGEEDGFARFQSSAELGNRIDVPLSNMEWGSGGVGTVHHIAWRAKDNEEHARWREIVAASGYKPTEIKDRQYFKAVYFREHGGILFEIATDAPGFARDERQNELGRKLMLPEWFEPRRAEIEAVLQPITIEEPSN; encoded by the coding sequence ATGTCAGACCGGACGACAGGTATCCACCACATTACGGCTTTTGCAAGAGACCCGCAGGAGAATGCGAGTTTCTATACCGGCATCCTGGGGCTTCATTTGGTGAAGAAGACGGTGAACTTCGATGCCCCGGATACGTATCACTTGTATTTCGGCGACGCGTCCGGCAGCCCGGGCACGGTCATCACGTTCTTCCCTTCCTCGAAGGCCCGTAAAGGGCGTATCGGCGGAGGCCAAGTGGGCGTCACCACCTTCGTCGTACCGGTCGGTACGATCGCGTATTGGGAGCAGCGTTTCACGGAGCTCGGCATCGCCTTCAGACATGAGACGAGATTCTCCGAGTCCTATCTTCAATTCACGGATCCCGACGGGCTGCGCCTGGAACTGACGGAGCGGTCGGAGGGTCCGGTCCGCACGGATACGTATGCCGGTATTCCAGCGGACAAGGCGATTAAGGGCTTCGGCGGCGCCGTCCTGTTCAGCAGAGATTATCTTCAGACGATGGATGTTCTAGAGCGAGTGCTGGGCCTTGCCAAGGTCGGGGAAGAAGACGGCTTTGCCCGGTTCCAATCGTCCGCGGAGCTCGGCAATCGAATCGACGTTCCGTTGTCCAATATGGAATGGGGCAGCGGCGGCGTCGGAACCGTCCATCATATTGCTTGGCGTGCAAAGGATAACGAGGAGCATGCGCGTTGGAGAGAGATCGTAGCAGCCAGCGGCTATAAACCGACGGAAATCAAGGATCGCCAATACTTCAAAGCCGTGTATTTCCGCGAGCACGGCGGCATTCTCTTTGAAATCGCAACAGACGCGCCGGGCTTCGCGAGAGATGAGCGTCAGAATGAGCTGGGTCGGAAGCTTATGCTGCCGGAATGGTTCGAGCCGCGCCGCGCCGAAATTGAAGCTGTGCTGCAGCCGATTACGATTGAGGAACCGAGTAATTAA
- a CDS encoding MarR family winged helix-turn-helix transcriptional regulator, producing the protein MADGIDVDHEHLISLKLFVVLSKAYKTIMDRALKDMKQYGLSASEFMILEVMYTKRKIPIQQIGEKILVTSGSMTYNIDKLEQKGLLKRVPSAEDRRIVFVEVTPEGDALFGRIFPDHAGVIHRLLHGLTLEEKQDATELLKKLGRSI; encoded by the coding sequence ATGGCAGACGGAATCGACGTAGACCACGAGCACCTGATTTCCTTGAAACTGTTCGTTGTTCTGTCGAAAGCATATAAAACCATAATGGATCGCGCGCTTAAGGACATGAAGCAGTACGGGCTGTCAGCCTCGGAATTCATGATCCTTGAAGTGATGTACACCAAACGTAAAATTCCGATTCAGCAGATCGGCGAGAAGATATTGGTGACGAGCGGCAGTATGACCTATAATATTGATAAGCTCGAGCAGAAAGGGCTGCTGAAACGGGTGCCTAGCGCGGAAGACCGCCGTATTGTTTTCGTGGAGGTCACCCCCGAAGGCGATGCTTTGTTCGGCCGCATCTTCCCTGATCACGCCGGTGTCATTCACCGCCTTCTGCACGGGTTGACGCTGGAAGAGAAGCAGGATGCGACGGAGCTGTTGAAGAAGCTGGGGAGAAGCATATAA
- a CDS encoding ring-cleaving dioxygenase, whose translation MSLQTAGIHHITAFARNPQENVDFYAGVLGLRLVKKTINFDAPEVYHLYFGDKAGSPGTIITFFPWPGSRKGEIGGGQVGITAYVVPVGALSFWEERLSGFGIAVKQTERFGEKYLQFDDNEGLHLELVERESGANSEWSFGGIPADKAIKGFGGAVLFSTSSARTVSVLTDVLGLKKVGEEAGYIRLQAEGDIGNIIDVPAKNMDWGVGGAGTVHHIAWRAKDFEEHVQWQTKVAGSGYQPTPVIDRQYFNAIYFREGGGILFEIATDPPGFANDETADQLGQKIMLPSWFEPNRAKIEANLLPIEVRELTPGKRE comes from the coding sequence ATGTCATTACAAACGGCAGGTATTCATCACATTACTGCATTTGCAAGAAACCCGCAGGAGAACGTTGATTTCTACGCCGGCGTGCTCGGCTTGCGCCTTGTAAAGAAAACGATCAATTTCGACGCACCGGAGGTCTATCACCTGTATTTCGGCGACAAAGCCGGCAGCCCCGGCACGATCATTACCTTCTTCCCGTGGCCCGGCTCCCGCAAGGGTGAAATCGGCGGCGGCCAGGTTGGTATTACGGCGTACGTCGTACCTGTAGGCGCGCTTTCGTTCTGGGAAGAGCGGCTCTCAGGCTTCGGCATTGCCGTGAAGCAAACAGAACGATTCGGGGAGAAGTATCTGCAATTCGATGATAATGAAGGACTGCATCTGGAGCTCGTCGAACGTGAGAGCGGAGCAAACAGCGAGTGGTCGTTCGGCGGCATCCCTGCGGACAAAGCGATCAAAGGCTTCGGCGGCGCCGTCTTGTTCAGCACAAGCTCGGCTAGAACGGTCTCCGTGTTAACGGATGTCCTCGGCTTGAAGAAGGTTGGCGAGGAAGCGGGCTATATCCGTTTGCAAGCGGAAGGGGACATCGGCAATATCATTGACGTCCCTGCGAAGAATATGGATTGGGGCGTTGGCGGCGCCGGCACGGTTCACCATATCGCTTGGAGAGCCAAGGACTTCGAAGAGCATGTACAGTGGCAAACCAAAGTAGCTGGCAGCGGCTATCAGCCGACGCCTGTCATCGACCGTCAATATTTCAACGCGATTTATTTCCGCGAAGGCGGGGGCATCTTATTCGAGATTGCTACTGATCCGCCGGGCTTTGCTAATGACGAAACAGCCGACCAGCTGGGACAGAAGATTATGCTGCCTTCCTGGTTCGAACCGAACCGCGCTAAAATCGAAGCTAACCTGCTGCCGATTGAGGTTAGGGAGCTGACACCCGGCAAGCGGGAGTAA
- a CDS encoding DUF1641 domain-containing protein — translation MTETLVTNVDQQEQAAAVAAKSDVLDQLLKPEVQEALTALVDQLPKLAEMMNLLTKTYDLAQKVASDRVLIQDTLGAVKEVVKPLEEKVKGYASAAIEANDRAEKSESVIGLFGMLKLMKDPELQKMLRFGQAYLDILGERKKG, via the coding sequence ATGACTGAAACATTGGTAACGAACGTGGACCAACAAGAGCAGGCAGCTGCAGTTGCTGCGAAATCGGATGTACTGGATCAACTCCTGAAGCCCGAAGTGCAGGAAGCGCTGACGGCGCTGGTGGATCAGCTTCCGAAGTTAGCCGAAATGATGAATCTGCTGACCAAAACGTATGACCTGGCGCAGAAGGTGGCTTCGGACCGCGTGCTGATCCAAGACACGCTGGGTGCGGTCAAGGAAGTCGTCAAACCGCTTGAAGAGAAAGTGAAAGGGTACGCATCCGCGGCGATCGAAGCGAACGACCGCGCGGAGAAGAGCGAATCCGTCATCGGCTTGTTCGGCATGCTCAAATTAATGAAAGATCCGGAGCTTCAAAAGATGCTTCGTTTCGGCCAAGCTTACCTGGATATTCTAGGCGAAAGAAAAAAGGGCTAA
- a CDS encoding GxGYxYP domain-containing protein, which yields MIRKLAAVSLAIACTLSFSIGASAEAPAQQEAKPGGSTISWPADQVLPSFAKVKQLEVADIIDAPGDIKILLATLQGIVNRTEPRMYLLESKEEGKFTWLNDLDVPYKVRDNYWDIVKTFKSAVKGVIVYDPKVPDSINVATTIAGIKDAVVASPELAQKLAGAPYGLQVLDDLRGKFKDRLDAYTWQFDNLWSQTTHRMLIGLSPDTSVRLPDNNFASFKTIAQDTTQERDAKNRKVYDLDLTPYLGKDAVYLQFADAFTQDGWGTAVHEVTIKADGQEIAHFIPGTPEEEPFLYDRQSSQVSTGSGGHRFADNGRYFIYKFAAPAGTKQLTASVDMWNQYKVAASSEQPVSSEQKEPYGYLRDYAVANKAMVFWLDANVPEQLQLFERILSDVKPGTPYLGWFSNDVQGEFNSVEITSKHSVSVLAADWFSNLSVFSGTKMNANLPAPAIAPKLENKIYVTYTFSEGDNFQYNEHRLRVLWDDPNRGKVAVNWTSSPLLYDGAPVMLDHYLSTATANDQLIAGPSGAGYFYANAWPDSTFVPYLKQTNAYIKKTGMTIPYILNRVAGQNVPLSDTKIDAYANEYHAPGVFLSWEDRYGVEIKNGLPISTIQGISTVQDGQRILADAKAKWDGKSPLFVSLGLLAWSMTPTDVLALNSSLGAEFQAVRADQYFSLVREANGLPAKP from the coding sequence GTGATTCGAAAGCTTGCAGCTGTAAGTCTTGCAATCGCATGTACGCTGTCTTTCAGTATCGGCGCATCGGCAGAAGCCCCTGCGCAGCAGGAGGCCAAGCCGGGCGGAAGCACGATATCATGGCCGGCGGATCAAGTACTGCCGAGCTTCGCCAAAGTAAAGCAGCTTGAGGTTGCTGATATTATTGACGCGCCGGGCGACATCAAGATCCTGCTGGCGACGCTGCAGGGTATCGTGAACCGCACGGAGCCCCGCATGTATTTGCTCGAAAGCAAGGAAGAAGGCAAGTTCACGTGGCTGAACGATCTCGACGTGCCCTATAAGGTGCGCGACAACTACTGGGATATCGTCAAAACGTTCAAGAGCGCAGTGAAAGGCGTTATCGTGTACGATCCGAAGGTGCCCGACTCCATAAACGTGGCCACGACGATTGCGGGCATTAAGGATGCGGTCGTCGCAAGCCCCGAGCTGGCGCAGAAGCTTGCCGGCGCGCCTTACGGACTGCAGGTGCTGGATGATCTGCGCGGCAAGTTCAAAGACCGCTTGGATGCATACACCTGGCAGTTCGACAACCTGTGGAGTCAAACAACCCACCGGATGCTGATCGGCCTGAGCCCGGATACGTCCGTCCGTCTTCCCGACAACAACTTCGCTTCGTTCAAAACAATCGCGCAGGATACGACGCAAGAGCGCGATGCCAAGAACCGCAAGGTATATGATCTCGATCTGACGCCATATCTCGGCAAAGACGCGGTTTACCTGCAATTTGCCGATGCCTTCACGCAGGACGGCTGGGGCACCGCAGTCCATGAAGTAACGATCAAGGCCGACGGCCAGGAGATCGCCCACTTCATTCCCGGCACGCCTGAAGAGGAGCCATTCCTCTATGACAGACAGAGCTCGCAGGTATCCACGGGAAGCGGCGGCCACCGTTTTGCCGATAACGGCCGTTATTTCATTTATAAATTCGCAGCGCCTGCCGGCACGAAGCAGCTGACCGCTTCCGTCGACATGTGGAACCAGTACAAGGTTGCGGCGAGCAGCGAACAGCCGGTATCCTCCGAGCAGAAGGAGCCGTACGGTTACCTGCGCGATTACGCGGTCGCGAACAAAGCCATGGTATTCTGGCTCGACGCGAACGTGCCCGAGCAGCTGCAGCTGTTCGAACGCATTCTGTCGGACGTGAAGCCGGGTACGCCTTACCTGGGCTGGTTCAGTAACGATGTCCAAGGCGAGTTCAATTCCGTTGAAATCACCTCGAAGCACAGCGTTTCCGTGCTCGCAGCTGACTGGTTCAGCAACCTGTCCGTCTTCTCCGGTACGAAGATGAACGCTAATTTGCCGGCTCCGGCGATAGCACCGAAGCTCGAGAACAAAATTTATGTCACGTACACGTTCAGCGAAGGCGACAACTTCCAATATAACGAGCACCGCCTCCGCGTGCTGTGGGATGACCCGAACCGCGGAAAGGTAGCGGTCAACTGGACGTCGAGCCCGCTGCTCTATGACGGCGCTCCGGTGATGCTGGATCATTATCTGAGCACGGCGACAGCGAACGATCAACTGATCGCAGGCCCGTCCGGCGCCGGCTATTTCTACGCCAACGCTTGGCCGGACAGCACCTTCGTGCCTTATTTGAAGCAAACGAATGCCTACATTAAGAAAACCGGCATGACGATTCCTTATATCCTTAACCGCGTCGCCGGTCAAAACGTGCCGCTCAGCGATACGAAAATCGATGCATACGCAAATGAATACCATGCGCCGGGCGTGTTCCTCAGCTGGGAAGACCGCTATGGCGTCGAAATCAAGAACGGGCTGCCGATTTCCACGATCCAAGGGATCAGCACGGTGCAGGACGGACAGCGAATCCTTGCGGACGCCAAAGCCAAGTGGGACGGCAAGTCGCCGCTCTTCGTATCCCTTGGGTTGCTCGCATGGAGCATGACGCCGACGGATGTTCTGGCGCTGAACAGCTCCCTCGGTGCGGAATTCCAAGCGGTACGGGCGGATCAGTACTTCTCGCTCGTACGCGAAGCGAACGGACTGCCGGCAAAACCGTAA
- a CDS encoding DoxX family protein → MMDLGLLIIRVVIGLLFVGHGSQKLFGLFGGYGPKGTGGWMESVGIKPGVAMAVFAGLLELVGGAMFGAGLLTVLAAILLALTMLGAIVKVHGANGLWATSNGYEYPLVVLVVVIGVALTGAGAYSLDALM, encoded by the coding sequence ATGATGGATTTAGGGTTATTAATAATTCGCGTCGTTATTGGTTTGTTGTTCGTAGGGCATGGTTCGCAGAAGCTGTTCGGCTTATTCGGGGGTTATGGACCGAAAGGAACCGGAGGCTGGATGGAGTCGGTCGGCATTAAGCCTGGCGTAGCGATGGCGGTATTCGCTGGACTGCTGGAGCTGGTTGGCGGCGCGATGTTCGGAGCAGGCCTGCTGACAGTGCTAGCCGCAATCCTGCTTGCGTTGACGATGCTGGGCGCGATCGTGAAGGTGCATGGTGCAAATGGGCTTTGGGCAACCTCTAACGGATATGAATATCCGCTTGTAGTGCTTGTTGTCGTTATCGGCGTTGCGCTGACCGGCGCTGGCGCATATTCGCTGGATGCGTTGATGTAA
- a CDS encoding NAD(P)/FAD-dependent oxidoreductase — translation MRKEILILGAGYGGLLSALSAREHLSTEEAGITLINRVGSHQIITELHRLAAGNVHEKAVALPLEKLLKGKGVNIVVGDVQAIDVEGKKVSLNDGSSYRYDNLVLALGSETNYFGIPGLKENSLTLKSVVDANRVFNHVKDRIKAYTASKNKADATFVIGGGGLTGVELVGELADELPGICRQYGVDFADVSISLVEAMPTILPIFSPDLIERAVASLEKRGVEFLTGLAITEVNGNVVTLKDGRTIETSTLVWTGGVQGSTLVGNCGVEVNRGRATVNEFLQSVSHPDVFLAGDCAVVFGPEGRPYPPTAQLAWQMGELVGANIAASYKNVKMDTFNPIFSGTLASLGRKDGIGAIGETGIELKGVPASLMKKASNARYLTHINGLFSLAY, via the coding sequence ATGAGAAAAGAAATACTTATTCTAGGTGCCGGATACGGAGGCTTGCTCAGCGCTCTGTCCGCACGTGAGCATCTGTCGACAGAAGAAGCGGGCATTACGCTCATTAACCGCGTAGGTTCGCACCAAATCATTACAGAGCTTCACCGCCTCGCCGCAGGCAACGTTCACGAGAAAGCCGTCGCGCTTCCGCTCGAGAAATTGCTGAAAGGCAAAGGCGTTAACATCGTCGTCGGCGACGTGCAAGCGATCGACGTCGAAGGCAAGAAGGTCTCGCTGAACGACGGTTCGTCGTACCGTTACGACAACCTGGTTCTGGCACTGGGCAGCGAAACGAACTATTTCGGCATTCCCGGCCTGAAAGAGAACAGCTTGACGCTCAAATCCGTTGTGGATGCGAACCGCGTGTTCAACCACGTGAAAGACCGCATCAAAGCATACACTGCGAGCAAGAACAAAGCGGATGCAACATTCGTTATCGGCGGCGGCGGACTGACGGGCGTAGAGCTTGTGGGCGAGCTTGCTGACGAGCTTCCGGGCATTTGCCGTCAATACGGCGTGGATTTCGCGGACGTATCGATCTCCTTGGTCGAAGCAATGCCGACGATCCTGCCGATCTTCTCGCCTGATCTGATCGAGCGCGCGGTAGCGAGCCTTGAGAAGCGCGGCGTTGAATTCCTGACAGGCCTTGCAATCACGGAAGTGAACGGCAATGTTGTAACGCTGAAGGACGGCAGAACGATCGAAACGAGCACACTCGTTTGGACGGGCGGCGTTCAAGGCAGCACGCTTGTCGGCAACTGCGGCGTAGAAGTAAACCGCGGCCGTGCAACTGTCAACGAATTCCTGCAATCCGTATCGCACCCAGACGTATTCCTGGCTGGCGACTGCGCGGTCGTGTTCGGTCCTGAAGGCCGTCCATACCCGCCGACTGCACAACTGGCTTGGCAAATGGGCGAGCTGGTCGGCGCGAACATCGCTGCATCGTACAAGAACGTGAAGATGGATACATTCAATCCGATCTTCTCCGGTACACTTGCAAGCCTTGGCCGCAAAGACGGTATCGGCGCGATCGGCGAAACCGGCATCGAGCTTAAGGGTGTTCCTGCTTCGCTCATGAAGAAAGCAAGTAACGCGCGTTACTTGACGCACATCAATGGCTTGTTCTCGCTGGCGTACTAA